One genomic region from Diabrotica undecimpunctata isolate CICGRU chromosome 9, icDiaUnde3, whole genome shotgun sequence encodes:
- the LOC140450444 gene encoding protein FAM200C-like, giving the protein MLSLKRELIGQQAMFTKPIQDSETAAEASYEISRMIAKRSRPFNDGDFVKECIEIAAKKMCPEASKKFEKIQLNSLDESTDISSTAQLLIFIRGVTQDFEVLEEVLGMCSLKGQTKGVDILNVLLDECSKTDLDLSKLSGVATDGAPSMIGVNSGLVTLLKKHLQEKNINAEDLMQL; this is encoded by the exons atgttgTCTTTAAAACGGGAGCTTATTGGTCAGCAAGCTATGTTTACAAAACCCATTCAAGATTCAGAAACAGCTGCAGAAGCTAGTTATGAAATTTCTCGAATGATAGCAAAGCGAAGTCGCCCCTTCAATGATGGCGATTTTGTAAAAGAATGCATAGAAATTGCCGCTAAGAAAATGTGTCCAGAAGCATCAAAAAAGTTTGAGAAAATTCAACTGAATT CACTCGACGAATCCACTGATATTAGTTCCACAGCTCAACTTCTCATATTCATACGAGGTGTTACTCAAGATTTTGAAGTCTTAGAAGAGGTATTAGGAATGTGTTCATTAAAAGGTCAAACCAAAGGAGTTGATATACTCAATGTTCTTTTGGATGAGTGTTCAAAAACTGATTTGGACTTATCAAAATTATCGGGAGTTGCGACTGACGGTGCTCCTTCGAtgattggtgtcaattccgggcTAGTTACTTTGCTGAAAAAGCATCTGCAAGAAAAAAACATAAACGCTGAAGATCTTATGCagttatag